From Actinomycetota bacterium:
GGAAAAATCATTGATGATGCAATAATCTATCGCAGAAAAAAGGATAAATATATGATGATAGCTAATGCTGTAAATGAAGATAAAGATTTTGAGTGGTTAAAAGCTGTTAACTCTAAAAAATATATTATTGATAGAGACAATATTTTAAAAGAGATTGAAAACTCAGTAATAATAAGAAATCTAAAAGATGAATCATCTGGAAATGATCAGAAAATAGATATAGCTTTGCAAGGTCCAAATTCATTAGAATTATTGCAAAGCCTTACAACAGATGAAGAAAAAAAGAGAGAACTTAAAAGAATAAAGAGAACAGAATTTATTGAAACAAATCTTGCTGGAATTGAAATGCTTTTATCCAGAACAGGTTATACTGGAGAGGATACTGGATATGAATTATATATACATCCAGATGACTCACCAAAACTCTGGAATCTTCTTTTAGAAAAGGGTAAACAATTTGGAATAAAACCTTGTGGTTTGGCAACTAGAGATTCAACAAGAATAGAAGCAGGATTACCTTTGTATGGAAATGATTTAGCTGGAAGATATAACATCTCTCCCATTGAAGCAGGATTTGGTCCATATGTTAAATTTCATAAACCTTTCTTTATAGGAAGAGAAAAACTTCTGGAGAGAGAAAAATCCAGAAAGATGGATATGATTAGATTTAAAATGAATCGAAAAGGTATTAAAAGAGTTAAAAATGGTGATGTAGTTGTTAGTATAATTGGTCAATATATAGGAAATGTTACAAGTTGTGCGCCAAATGCTGAAGGTTATCAGATAGGTCTCGCTTTTGTTGATAAAAAGTTCACTCAAGAAGGAACAGAAATAGGTATTTTTTCACTTCCACATGATAAGAAATTTGTAAAAGAGAATCAGATAAATAAATTAAAATTTGAGGAAGAAAAACCTATAATTCAATTAAAATTGGGAGAGAAAGTCTTGATACATGAAAAAGCAGTAGTACTTCCCCGCTTTATGGTTGAAAAGGGAAAAACTGAAAGACCTTTAATGGAATAATATTATGAAAATAATAAAGCTTCATTCTTGGAAAGTAACTCCGAAGCAGGCAATTGCAATTCAGCATAAACTTAGAGATAAAATAAAAACTTTTGATGATTTTGATTCTCTAAAAACAATTGCAGGGGTAGATGTAGGATTTATAAAGGAAAAAAATCTAAGTTGTGCTGCATTAGTAATTTTTAGCTATCCTGATATGAGAATTTTAGATGTTAAAACCTGTTCTGAACCCATAAACTTTCCCTATATTCCTACCCTTTTAGCTTTTAGAGAAGTACCAGTTGTGCTTTCCTGTTTTGAAAATTTAGAAAATCCACCAGATATATTGATTTTAGATGGACAGGGATATGCTCACCCCAGAAGGATGGGTTTAGCATGTCATGTTGGAGTATTATTGGATATACCAACAATAGGATGTGCAAAAAGTAGACTAACAGGAGAATTTAATATGCCTGATGAAAAGAAAGGTTCATATTCATATTTATATGATAAAGAAGAAATAATTGGAGCAGTTTTAAGAACTAAAGATGATACTTATCCAGTATTTGTTTCAATAGGTCATAAAGTAAGTTTAGATACAGCTATAAAATTAGTTTTAGAAATGGCTGTTACAAGAATTCCTGAGCCAACTAAAATAGCAGATAGAGAAGTTAAAAAATATGCAAATAAAATAAGAGACATGAAATTAGAACAAGAAAGCTTTTTTAAAAACTATGGAATTTGAAGAAAGAAATATATATTTGGTTCCAATTGGAGATATAGATAGAAATTTTTTTAAATAATTAAATAATTAAAGAAACATTTTTACTTTTAAATCGTCAAATAAGATGGAATTGCTTCTGTTCAAATTAGTTATATTTGTATCTATTATGTTATAATTTTTATGTAAATATGTTATTTTTATAGATTCTATCATTAAGATAAAAAATCTCTTGAAACGGATTTGACTATTATATATTAATTTATGGTATATTAATTTATAATATAAAATTGAAAGGGGGTGGAGACTGGGAAAATTATTTTTGAAAAAATTATTTGAAAGGAGGTGAAAAAATGAACTCTCTATTTATACTCATAATTGCCTTTATCGTTCTAGCAATTGGCTATTTCTTCTATGGTAAAAGAATAGACAGAGATATCATCAAATCTGATCCTGATAAAGCAACTCCAGCAAAAATGTATATGGATGGTGTTGATTTTACTCCAGCAAGCAGAAATGTTTTATTTGGATATCAATACAAATCTATAGCTGCATTAGGACCAATAGTTGGACCAGTAGTTGCTGTTAGGTGGGGATGGCTTCCTGCACTTCTTTGGATTCTCTTAGGAACATTCTTTATTGGTTGGGTTCAGGATTATACTAGTCAGATAATGCCCATGAGAGAGGAAGGTAAAACCTTTGGTGCACTTAGCTACAGTCTGATTTCACCAAGAGCGAGAACAATTCTACTCATCTTTATTTATTTATACCTACTTCTGATAATGGGTGCATTTGGAAAGATTGTTTCCGCTGACCTGATGACTAATGGAAAGATACCATTAGGAGTGATCATGGCTATTTTAGTTGGTATATTAGCTGGACAGATGATATATAAGTGGAAGCAGGATATTATCTTAACAACAGTAATAGTTGTTATTTTAGCCTTTATATTTATCTATCTTGGTTCACTTGAAGGAGTAAAGACTTTCTTTGAGACATTCAATGCTTGGCAGATTAAAGGAGTCCCTGTAATATGGTCATTGTTAGTTATGATTCTCTGCTTCATAGGAGGTGTAGCTGCCATTTGGAGGTTTGCTCAACCTGTTAACTTCATCTCATTCTGGATTGTATTTTTGGGAATGATTGCAACAGTTTTAGGTATCTTAATCTGGCATCCCAATGTTTTACCTGAGTACCCTGCTTTTACGTCATTTATGGGTGATCCTGCTGTAGGACCTTTATATCCGTTGCTATTTGTAACCATTGCTTGTGGTGCCGTTTCTGGTTGGCATAGTCTTGTATCCAGTTCAGGAACTGCAAGACAGTTGGAAAAGGAAACTGATGCTCTTCCAGTTGGTGGAGGAGCAATGTGGTTGGAAATGATTCTGGCTGTTTTAGCAATAATTGTTGTTGTTGGAGCAGTTCCACGTGAAAAGTATTTGGAGTTAGCAGCTGTTGGTAAGAACGCTGGTATCTTTGCAACAGGAATGACGGAATTCCTTAGCCGTGTTGGTATTCCTAAGAGCTTTGGAGGAGCTTATGCTGGAGTTTTCCTATGTTTACAGGCTCTAACAATCATGTGGCTGGTAGTCAGATTCATGAGGGTAGCAAGTACTGAATTCCTTGGTGATAAAATTCCATTGTTTAAGAATATCTA
This genomic window contains:
- the nfi gene encoding deoxyribonuclease V (cleaves DNA at apurinic or apyrimidinic sites) translates to MKIIKLHSWKVTPKQAIAIQHKLRDKIKTFDDFDSLKTIAGVDVGFIKEKNLSCAALVIFSYPDMRILDVKTCSEPINFPYIPTLLAFREVPVVLSCFENLENPPDILILDGQGYAHPRRMGLACHVGVLLDIPTIGCAKSRLTGEFNMPDEKKGSYSYLYDKEEIIGAVLRTKDDTYPVFVSIGHKVSLDTAIKLVLEMAVTRIPEPTKIADREVKKYANKIRDMKLEQESFFKNYGI